GTCCGCGAACTTGAAAACTGCATCGAGCGCGCGGTTCTTGTCGCCGAAGGAAACGTGATATATCCTCACCATTTGCCGCCGACTTTGCAAACTGCAGAATCGACAGGCGCGCCGGTCCGCGGTGATTTGAAAAGTATGGTCGATACTTACGAACGCGACATTATCTGCGACGCTCTCAAAAGCGCCAAAGGAAAAGTTGCGCCCGCAGCACGTGCCCTCGCCACAACGCAGCGCATTTTGGGTTATAAAATCAAAATGCTCGGCATCAATCCGAAGCGTTTCGCCTAACAGCGTCTTGAAAAATTCAAAATGCAAAAGGAAAAGCGGCTCAGCCGCTTTTTCTATATTTAGTACAGAAGGTTTATCATGCTCGATTTAGAAAAAGCAAAAGCGCAAGGCACTTACCGCGAATTTAAAGACACCGCGTCTTTTGAAAAAAGTATTCGCTTTGGTTCAAAAAATCTTTTGAATTTAGCGAGTAACGATTACTTAGGAATCGCAACAAGTCGCACGTTACGCGATGAATTTTTAGAAACCATAAAAATCAAAGATGTCTTTTTTGGCTCGGGCGCAAGCCGTTTAGTTTATAATTCATCGGATGCTTTTTACGAACTCGAAAATTGGTTCGAAAAACGCTTAAACAAAAAAGCGCTTATTTTCAATTCGGGCTACAGCGCAAACTTGGGCGTGATTTCTGCAATGGCAGATCCGAAAACTCTTTTTGTCGCAGACAAATTGATTCACGCAAGCATGATCGATGCGCTCCAACTTTCCAAAGCAAATTTCAAACGCTTCGCGCATAACGATATGGAAGCGCTTTCTCGCATTTTAGAAAAAGAACATAGCGCTTACGAAACGATCATCGTTTTAACCGAATCCGTCTTTAGTATGGACGGTGACATCGCCGATTTAAAGACGATGGTTTCGCTCAAAAAGCAATACGAAAACGTCAAACTTTACGTCGATGAAGCGCATTCATTTTTTGCATTAAACGAACTTGGAATTGTGCATTCTCAAAATCTCGATAACGAAATCGATTTTATTTTAATCACACTTTCCAAAGCGTTGGGCGGCTCGGGCGCAGTCTTTTTGTGCAATCAAGAAATGCGAGAAATTTTAATTAACTCTGCGCGCAGTTTGATTTTTTCCACCGCAATTCCAAGCGTTGATGTGGCGTGGACAAGTTTTATTTTATCCAAAGATTTTAGCGACCGCAGAAAAAATTTGCAAGAATGCGTTGACTTTTTAGGACTTAGCAAAACGCAAATTTGTCCGTTTATCGTGGGCGAAAACGAAGACACTTTGGCACTTGCAAAAGATTTAACCGACGCCGGATTTTTTGTGCCCGCCATTAGACCGCCAACGGTTCCTGTTCACACATCGCGCCTTCGCATTAGTTTACGCGGCGACATTACCGCCGAAGAACTCAAACCGCTTAAGGAAATTTTAGATGCGTATTCAAAAGCTCATTTGCAATCATGAAAACGCTCCGCTCGTCCTCGTGTTTTTGGGCTACGCGTTTACGCCGGATTGCTTGAAAAATTTTGACTTTCAAAATTGCGATGTCGCAGTCGTTTACGATTATCAAAATTTTGAATTTGAAAATCCAGAACTTTTCGAAGAAATCAAAAATTCAAATCGCGAAAAAATTTTAATCGCTTGGTCGATGGGCGTGTGGGTTGCGAATCAATTCGCTTCGGAAATTAAATTTCAAAAAGCCGTCGCCATCAACGGAACGCCTTTTGGCATTCACGATTCCTTTGGAATTTCCAAAGAAACTTTCAAAAATTCCATCGACAATTTCGATTTTGAAATGTTTAAAAAGTGGTGCTTCTTAGGCGATGCCGCCAAAGCGAATTTTAAATTTTCAGAAAATCCTAAAGCAGAACTTCAAAATTTTTACGACCACATTTTAGAAAATGTCGAAAATAAAATCGCTTGGGATAAAGCGATTGTTTCGAAAAAAGATGTCGTGTTTCCGCCGAAAGCTTCCGCGTGTTTTGCGTGTCCTGTGCAAACGATTTTAGCGCCACACTTTCCGTTTTTCAAATTGAAATCTCTGGAGGAAATTCTTGCGATTTGAGCGTGCAAAAAATTACGATGAATTTGCGACAGCGCAAAAGAAAGCCGCTGCCGATTTATCGGAATTGCTCACGAAGCAAATTCACGCCGCCGATAAAATTTACGAAATCGGTTGCGGTTCAGGAATTTTCACGCAGCATATTTTAAAAGAAATTTCGTTCAAAGAACTCACCTTAAACGATTTGTATAAAAGTCTGCCGATGGAAAAATATCCATCGCAAATCGGAGACATTTGCACTTTAGAAATTCCGAAAAATTTAAATCTCATCGTTTCTAGTTCGGTGCTTCAATGGATTGATGATTTAAATTCGCTTTTTCAAAAAATTGATGATTCGCTTTTTGAGAAAGGAATGTTTGCATTTGCGATGTTTACAAACGGAACGCTCTTTGAATTGGAACGTTTTACGCATCAAGGACTCGCTTATAAAACTCCCGACGAAATTTGTTCGCTTTTAAAAAATCATTTTGAAATTTTAGATTCCAAAGAAAATTTTTGCACGCTGCAATTCGAAAATTTATTTGCGCTTCTCGACAGTTTAAAACAAACCGGCGTGAATAATTTAGATGGAAATTTTCACCTCACGAAAAGCAATTTCAAAGAACTCGAAAAATCTTTTGATGGAAAATTTAATTTAACCTATCGATATTTAGTCGTCGTTTGTAAAAAATTCAACTGACGAAAATTCGGTGCAGTTGTCCCAAGACAACACATTATTCGCAAATCCCTTTTCGCATTCACCCAAAACATCTATCTTAAGAGCACAAGGAGTGTTTGCTCAAGTGAAAAATTCATGCTGCGGTGTGAATTTTTTTTATATTGATGCAAAAATTATCAAAAGGACTTTTTATGCAATTCCTCCCTGTCAAAGAACAATTGGACATTCTGCTTCGCGGTGTAGCCGAAATTATTCCGGCGGATGAACTCGAACAAAAGCTCCAAAAGTCTTATGATACGGGGATTCCTCTCCGCGTAAAACTCGGCGTAGATCCGACCGCTCCCGATGTGCATCTCGGTCATACGGTGGTCATGCGCAAACTTCGCCAATTCCAAGATCTCGGTCATACGGTGGTTCTCATCGTCGGCGATTACACGGCGCAAATCGGCGACCCTTCGGGTCGTAACAAAGCGCGTCCGCGTCTTTCTCACGAACAAGTTCTCGAAAACGCAAAGGAATATCAGCAGCAATTTTTCCGCGTCGTCCGCGAAGACCGCGTCGAAATTCATTACAACGGCGAATGGTTTAGCAAATTGCCTTTCTCCAAAGTCACAGAACTCATGGGGCAGTTTACCGTAGCGCAAATGCTTGAACGCGAAGATTTCCACAATCGTTATGCGTCGAACAGTCCGATTAGCCTTCACGAATTTATGTATCCGATGATGCAGGGTTACGATTCTGTCGCCATTCGGAGCGATGTTGAACTCGGCGGCACCGATCAAAAGTTCAATGTTTGCCGCGGACGTGATTTGCAAATGTACGAAAACATGCCGCTTCAAATCGGAATGTTTATGCCGATTCTTCTCGGCACCGACGGCAAATCCAAAATGAGCAAGAGCCTCGGCAATTACGTGGGCGTAAATGAACCCGCCGATGTTATGTATCACAAAATTTATAACCTCGCCGATTCCATTGTCGAAAACTGGTTTGAATTGTTGACGGACGTTTCCATCGACGAAATCAAAAAGATGATGGCCGATATCGCAGCCGGTTCTCTTAGCCCGAACGCAGCGAAAGATCGCCTCGCCAAAGAAATTGTTTCGCAGTATTACGGCAAAGAAGCTGCCGATGCAGCTGCAGCCAAAGAAAAAGAAATTCACAGCGGAAATGCAATTCCGTCCGATGCGAAAGAATGCAAAGTTGAAGCAGGCGCTTACAAAGCCCTCGACCTTTTGGTCGCAATTAAAGCATTTGCATCCAAAGGCGAAGCGCGTCGCATGGTGCAAAATGGCGGCGTAAAAATCGCAGGCGAAAAACTTTCCGACCCGATGACCGAAATTCAAATTTCCGGCTCGGATTCTCTCTTGATTCAAGTTGGTAAGCGCAATTTCTTCAAGGTGAATTTCTAATGAGCGAATCCCTGATTCTCGGGCTCAACCCGACGTGGCAACGCCTTTTCTTCGTGGACGAATTTAAGCCCGGAGAAGTGAATCGCATTGCTCGAGTCGAAGAATTTACTTCGGGCAAGGGAATCAACTGCGCTCGCATTTTAAAAATGTTGGGCGGGGAATTTACATTAGCGCATTTCCTCGGCGGAGAACGCAGCGGTTCAATGTGCGATGAAGTGGCAGCAGCAGGGATTCGTCAACTGCCGATTTGGATTGCCGCGGCAACGCGTGTGTGCACGACGATTGTTTCAAAAGGCGATACGACGGAACTCATTGAACCGTCGCCTCAAATTTCCGAAGCCGAAAATAATGATTTCTTGCAAACTATCGGCGAAGTTTGGGACGATGTTTTAAATGTCATCGTCTGCGGCTCTTTTCCGAACGGTTTTAAAACCGAAACTTTAACCGCATTAAATTTGCAAGGAAAACGCTTGTTTATCGATGCGGTGAACGGCATTGACGCTTGGCTCGAAAGCGGCGTAGAACTTCTCAAAATCAATTTAGACGAGTATTGTAAACTCTTACAGCGATTCGGTATTCCGCAGATTACGTCTAGCCCGCAATTCTGGAAAATGACCGCTTCGACTCTTCTCGATCGCTTGCCGATTCACAATTTAGTCGTCACCGACGAAGAATTGCCAATTCATGCATTTTACCGTTTAGAAGGTAAAGTAATGGGCATTGAATTGCAGCCGCCTCAAGTCAAAGTCGTAAACGATATCGGCGCTGGCGATGCATTCTTAGCCGGTTGGCTCGCCGCGGATTCCCTCGGCCTTCCGATTAACGATTGCTTGGCAAAAGCGACTGCAGTCGCCTCGGCACGTTGCGAAGTAGATCGCCCGTGGAGCTTAGACATTGGACGCGTTTCGGCTCTCGAATCGGAATTGCTTCCGCTCATCAAAAAAATGACCGATTAAAATTTCGTGGAGGGTTTATGGCGTGCGCAAAGCAAGCGAAGAAATCAAAGAAAACGTTAATCGCGATTCCTTCGTGGATGGAATGGAAAGTTCTCTTTCCGCACATTCCGTATAAAGCGACCGTTCAAAACCCGCACCCGCTTTCTGCAAACGCAGACGCTTCTTGTGTCGGCATCGGACTTGTCGATTTTGCTTCGGGGCTTTCCAGGTTAATTTATACGCAAAAATATAACCGCATTATTCTCGCCGGTGTCGCCGGCGCTCTTCCCGAAAGCGGTCTTTCTTCTGGCGATATTGTCCGCGTAGACGAAGAATGTGCAGGCGATATCGGCTATTGGAATGAAGATGCATTTCGCCCGTATTTTAAGCGCCCGCATATCGATAAAGCGACGCCGTCAAAACTTGCGCCCGAATCAATTGCAAAACTTCCGGGAGTCCGCGGCATTTCGGTGAATACGATGACCGCGAGCAAGCAAGCCTTAGAATTTCGCGCTCGCTTTTTCAAAGCAAAAGTCGAAGCGATGGAAGGCGCCACCGCATTTGTCATCGCAAACGCTTTCGGCATTCAAATTTTCGAAGTCCGCACGATTAGCAATTTTACCGGCGATTTAGATGAATCCAAATGGAATTTGAAGCAATCGCTCAAAACTCTCCAGCAACAAATTTTAAATCCGATTCTCGAAGGCAAATAATGCAAAAACTTCGCTTGGGAATTTCCACTTGCCCGAATGATACTTTCATCTACGAAGCGCTCGTTTGCGGGCTTTTTCCGTCGCAATTCGAATGGGAAGTTACTTTCGCCGATGTGCAAACTCTCAACGAAAAAGTGCTTCGCGGAGAATTAGATGTCGCCAAAGTGAGCTGCGGCGTTTTACCGTTTATTCAAGAAAATTATCAGTTGCTTTCGTGTGGCGGCGCCATGGGATATGGTTGCGGACCTCTTCTTTTTTCGTCCGAAGAAAGCGCGACATTTGACGCTTCCCAAGAAACGCTTCTCCCGGGGAAAAATACAACCGCCGCTCTTCTCTTTCGCTTTTGGTTTCAAAAAACGCAGCCGCAAAAAACGCCGCGCATTTCGTATGCATTTTTCAACGAAGTTTACGATGCGCTCTGCACAAAAAAGCAGAAACAAGGTGTCGTCATCCACGAAAAACGTTTTACCTGGAAGCGCGATCATCTCGGGCTGTTAACCGATTTAGGCGAATTTTGGGAAAACGAAACCCATTCGCCCATTCCGCTCGGCTGCACCGTGGCGAAGCATTCTTTGGGAAAATCGACCATTCAAAGCGTCGAAGAAGAAATTCGTCGTAGTCTTGATTTGGCGTGGGCGCGCCCGCAACTCGTCTCGGACTTTATCCGCAAAAAAGCGCAAATTCCCGATGATTCCGTCATCGAACAGCACATTCGGATGTTCGTCACCGAATTCACGTGCAACATCGGCGAAGAAGGGAAAAAAGCAATTCGATTCACAATGGAATGCTCAATTGGAAATTAGAGCACTTCGCACAAATGCTTTACCGAATTTCTGATTTTTGATCCTATTTCTACGACAAATTGCTGATTTTTTGTAAAAAAAGAGATACAAAAGTCTCGGCAGCGGAAAAAT
Above is a window of Hallerella porci DNA encoding:
- a CDS encoding aminotransferase class I/II-fold pyridoxal phosphate-dependent enzyme, encoding MLDLEKAKAQGTYREFKDTASFEKSIRFGSKNLLNLASNDYLGIATSRTLRDEFLETIKIKDVFFGSGASRLVYNSSDAFYELENWFEKRLNKKALIFNSGYSANLGVISAMADPKTLFVADKLIHASMIDALQLSKANFKRFAHNDMEALSRILEKEHSAYETIIVLTESVFSMDGDIADLKTMVSLKKQYENVKLYVDEAHSFFALNELGIVHSQNLDNEIDFILITLSKALGGSGAVFLCNQEMREILINSARSLIFSTAIPSVDVAWTSFILSKDFSDRRKNLQECVDFLGLSKTQICPFIVGENEDTLALAKDLTDAGFFVPAIRPPTVPVHTSRLRISLRGDITAEELKPLKEILDAYSKAHLQS
- a CDS encoding pimeloyl-ACP methyl esterase BioG family protein produces the protein MRIQKLICNHENAPLVLVFLGYAFTPDCLKNFDFQNCDVAVVYDYQNFEFENPELFEEIKNSNREKILIAWSMGVWVANQFASEIKFQKAVAINGTPFGIHDSFGISKETFKNSIDNFDFEMFKKWCFLGDAAKANFKFSENPKAELQNFYDHILENVENKIAWDKAIVSKKDVVFPPKASACFACPVQTILAPHFPFFKLKSLEEILAI
- a CDS encoding methyltransferase domain-containing protein, with translation MRFERAKNYDEFATAQKKAAADLSELLTKQIHAADKIYEIGCGSGIFTQHILKEISFKELTLNDLYKSLPMEKYPSQIGDICTLEIPKNLNLIVSSSVLQWIDDLNSLFQKIDDSLFEKGMFAFAMFTNGTLFELERFTHQGLAYKTPDEICSLLKNHFEILDSKENFCTLQFENLFALLDSLKQTGVNNLDGNFHLTKSNFKELEKSFDGKFNLTYRYLVVVCKKFN
- the tyrS gene encoding tyrosine--tRNA ligase, translating into MQKLSKGLFMQFLPVKEQLDILLRGVAEIIPADELEQKLQKSYDTGIPLRVKLGVDPTAPDVHLGHTVVMRKLRQFQDLGHTVVLIVGDYTAQIGDPSGRNKARPRLSHEQVLENAKEYQQQFFRVVREDRVEIHYNGEWFSKLPFSKVTELMGQFTVAQMLEREDFHNRYASNSPISLHEFMYPMMQGYDSVAIRSDVELGGTDQKFNVCRGRDLQMYENMPLQIGMFMPILLGTDGKSKMSKSLGNYVGVNEPADVMYHKIYNLADSIVENWFELLTDVSIDEIKKMMADIAAGSLSPNAAKDRLAKEIVSQYYGKEAADAAAAKEKEIHSGNAIPSDAKECKVEAGAYKALDLLVAIKAFASKGEARRMVQNGGVKIAGEKLSDPMTEIQISGSDSLLIQVGKRNFFKVNF
- a CDS encoding 1-phosphofructokinase family hexose kinase, with product MSESLILGLNPTWQRLFFVDEFKPGEVNRIARVEEFTSGKGINCARILKMLGGEFTLAHFLGGERSGSMCDEVAAAGIRQLPIWIAAATRVCTTIVSKGDTTELIEPSPQISEAENNDFLQTIGEVWDDVLNVIVCGSFPNGFKTETLTALNLQGKRLFIDAVNGIDAWLESGVELLKINLDEYCKLLQRFGIPQITSSPQFWKMTASTLLDRLPIHNLVVTDEELPIHAFYRLEGKVMGIELQPPQVKVVNDIGAGDAFLAGWLAADSLGLPINDCLAKATAVASARCEVDRPWSLDIGRVSALESELLPLIKKMTD
- a CDS encoding phosphorylase family protein; the encoded protein is MACAKQAKKSKKTLIAIPSWMEWKVLFPHIPYKATVQNPHPLSANADASCVGIGLVDFASGLSRLIYTQKYNRIILAGVAGALPESGLSSGDIVRVDEECAGDIGYWNEDAFRPYFKRPHIDKATPSKLAPESIAKLPGVRGISVNTMTASKQALEFRARFFKAKVEAMEGATAFVIANAFGIQIFEVRTISNFTGDLDESKWNLKQSLKTLQQQILNPILEGK
- a CDS encoding 1,4-dihydroxy-6-naphthoate synthase, whose product is MQKLRLGISTCPNDTFIYEALVCGLFPSQFEWEVTFADVQTLNEKVLRGELDVAKVSCGVLPFIQENYQLLSCGGAMGYGCGPLLFSSEESATFDASQETLLPGKNTTAALLFRFWFQKTQPQKTPRISYAFFNEVYDALCTKKQKQGVVIHEKRFTWKRDHLGLLTDLGEFWENETHSPIPLGCTVAKHSLGKSTIQSVEEEIRRSLDLAWARPQLVSDFIRKKAQIPDDSVIEQHIRMFVTEFTCNIGEEGKKAIRFTMECSIGN